The following proteins are co-located in the Bombus pascuorum chromosome 3, iyBomPasc1.1, whole genome shotgun sequence genome:
- the LOC132905555 gene encoding protein retinal degeneration B isoform X4, whose protein sequence is MLIKEYRIPLPLTVEEYRIAQLYMIAKKSREESQGAGSGVEIIENEPYSDGPGGNGQYTHKIYHVGSHLPEWFKSLLPRSALIAKEEAWNAYPYTKTRYTCPFVEKFSIEIETYYFPDNGYQENVFKLSGSDLRNRIVDVIDIVKDQYTGDYVKDEDPKLYVSQKTGRGPLTESWLEEYWADVKGKQQPTPAGKSLMCAYKLCRVEFRYWGVQTKLEKFIHDVALRKTMVRAHRQAWAWQDEWNGLTMEDIRKIERQTQLALQKRMANAEGDGEATNDNQDRTVSNTTMTPQESNVATTLAATLGSIEKNEDPQSPPSARKSTDIPNTAGSSEGDVSPEDSPTEVPDLRNAPTEEKADAKKGWKKNKMSSPCSNKSFDMQIANWRMESIVRESESGSEDEFFDCQAGFIIPIIREEEEDNTFTSPTMVNKEDDTIFSPSYLQRMASERSSKRLQISTSASIDASYPASPQHSPTHQPCKTTVLLIVMHAGSVLDANVDLTAKKSDITTFKGAFESVMRQHYPSMVGHVAIKFVSCPSICTEGLGILSSLSPYSFDVSPSSMDAPQVTHDTIPIGAIPLLASSTPEYQDTVSRVIAGANQVYHDFIRSDEGRGFTGQICFIGDSVGAILTYDALCRSAHSRHNSENNILDNQGIENSTNAEDGKHLTAPSPRRKSSSISDTPSHYKLDFEVGEFFMFGSPLALVLAYRKISSDKTSDIRRPLVNQVYNLFHPTEPVAARLEPLISARFSLLPPVNVARYQKYPLGNGQPYHLLEAIQTNPQLFTDGLNIPNMSMSHLRRLSDISIHSTMSGVVENVPLKVVSNLTQKWWGTKRLDYALYCPEGLANFPTNSLPQIFHASYWESLDVIAFILRQLGRFDLSLLTNEEKELSCFRPGQPREKWNKKRTSVKLKNVAANHRANDVIVKEGAPQILIARFMYGPIDVIALTGEKVDIHIMKDAPAGEWTHLSTEVTDKNGRITYKIPDDKALEHGLYPIKMIVRGDHTSVDFFLAVIPPKTECVVFSIDGSFTASMSVSGKDPKVRAGAVDVVRHWQELGYLIIYITARPDMQQQKVVSWLSQHNFPHGLVSFADGLSTDPLGHKAAYLHKLIQEHGVIIHYAYGSSKDISVYTAINLKQNQIFIIGKVSKKYHSLATILHDGYAAHLNMLQAHGGSRPAQGNARMVIPRGQFGLPGQNASLRRRSSFRLAKRAVSQPTPGKGIHPLERSTSVGPSISPQTASTRSTAPEKL, encoded by the exons ATGTTGATAAAAGAATATCGAATACCGCTGCCTCTCACCGTCGAGGAGTATAGAATTGCTCAGCTTTACATGATAGCG AAAAAATCTAGAGAAGAAAGTCAAGGAGCAGGCAGCGGTGTAGAGATTATAGAGAACGAGCCTTATAGCGATGGTCCAGGTGGAAACGGACAATATACCCATAAGATTTACCACGTGGGTAGTCATCTTCCGGAATGGTTCAAAAGTTTGCTACCTAGATCCGCGTTGATCGCCAAAGAAGAAGCATGGAATGCTTACCCCTATACGAAGACCCGTTACACTTGCCCCTTCGTTGAAAAGTTTTCTATCGAAATAGAAACATACTATTTTCCCGACAATGGTTACCAAGAAAATGTCTTCAAGCTAAGTGGTAGCGATTTGAGAAATAGAATCGTag acGTAATCGATATCGTAAAAGATCAATACACGGGTGATTACGTGAAAGACGAGGACCCTAAATTATACGTGTCCCAAAAGACCGGTCGAGGACCTCTCACGGAATCATGGCTAGAGGAATACTGGGCTGACGTAAAA GGGAAACAGCAACCGACTCCAGCCGGAAAGTCTTTAATGTGCGCGTACAAGTTATGCCGTGTAGAGTTTCGATATTGGGGTGTGCaaacaaaattagaaaagttCATACACGATGTAG CTTTGAGAAAAACGATGGTTAGAGCTCACAGACAAGCCTGGGCCTGGCAAGACGAATGGAATGGTTTGACCATGGAAGATATTCGGAAAATTGAACGACAAACGCAATTGGCGTTGCAGAAGAGAATGGCTAATGCAGAAGGCGATGGGGAAGCAACGAACGACAATCAAGACAGGACTGTTTCAAACACGACGATGACTCCTCAAGAATCGAACGTTGCTACGACGTTGGCTGCCACGCTTGGGAGTATCGAGAAAAACGAAGATCCTCAAAGTCCCCCAAGTGCCAGAAAATCGACCGATATACCTAACACAGCTGGTAGTTCAGAGGGTGACGTTAGCCCCGAAGATTCACCGACCGAAGTACCCGACCTTAG AAATGCTCCTACTGAAGAGAAAGCAGATGCTAAAAAGGGATGGAAGAAAAACAAGATGAGTTCACCGTGTTCGAACAAAAGTTTCGATATGCAGATAGCGAATTGGCGCATGGAAAGTATCGTAAGAGAATCCGAATCTGGTAGCGAAGATGAGTTTTTTGACTGTCAAG CTGGGTTCATTATACCTATTATACGCGAAG AAGAGGAGGACAATACGTTCACTTCGCCTACCATGGTAAACAAAGAAG acgACACGATATTTTCACCTTCGTACCTGCAACGTATGGCTAGTGAACGTAGCAGTAAAAGGTTACAAATCTCTACGTCGGCCAGCATCGATGCCTCGTATCCGGCTTCACCTCAACATTCGCCAACTCATCAACCGTGCAAAACTACTGTCCTTCTTATTGTGATGCATGCTGGCAGTGTACTAG ATGCCAACGTTGACTTGACGGCGAAAAAATCGGACATTACAACTTTCAAAGGTGCCTTTGAGTCAGTTATGAGGCAACACTATCCCAGTATGGTTGGACACGTGGCCATTAAGTTTGTTTCTTGTCCATCTATTTGTACCGAAGGACTTGGTATTTTATCGAG CCTAAGTCCTTATAGTTTTGATGTGTCACCCTCTTCTATGGATGCTCCTCAAGTGACACACGATACTATTCCTATCGGCGCTATACCTTTGCTCGCTAGTTCGACTCCTGAATATCAGGACACCGTATCACGAGTTATAGCTGGAGCAAACCAAGTTTATCACGACTTTATCAGAAGTGACGAGGGTCGAGGTTTCACGGGGCAAATTTGCTTTATTGGAGATTCAGTAGGAGCGATTTTAACGTACGACGCTTTGTGTAGATCAGCTCACTCTAGACATAATAGCGAGAACAATATTTTGGATAATCAGGGCATTGAAAATAGCACGAATGCCGAAGATGGCAAACACCTGACTGCACCTTCTCCTAGAAGGAAATCTTCTAGTATAAG CGATACCCCCTCACATTATAAATTGGATTTCGAAGTAGGTGAATTTTTCATGTTTGGTAGTCCACTTGCTCTGGTATTGGcgtatagaaaaatttcctCGGATAAAACTAGTGATATAAGAAGACCGTTGGTGAATCAggtgtataatttatttcatcctaCTGAACCTGTAGCCGCTAGATTAGAACCACTGATTTCTGCAAggttttctcttcttccaccCGTGAACGTGGCCCGATATCAAAAGTATCCATTAGGAAATGGACAGCCTTATCATTTGT TGGAAGCTATCCAGACGAATCCACAATTGTTTACGGACGGATTGAATATCCCAAATATGTCAATGTCCCATTTAAGACGGCTGTCCGATATATCGATTCACAGTACGATGTCTGGTGTGGTTGAAAATGTTCCTTTAAAAGTAGTATCTAATT TAACACAAAAATGGTGGGGTACCAAGAGATTAGATTATGCTCTCTACTGTCCAGAGGGTTTAGCAAACTTTCCCACGAATTCTTTACCTCAAATTTTTCACGCGAGCTATTGGGAGTCACTTGATGTTATCGCATTTATCCTGCGACAGTTAGGCAGATTTGATTTGTCATTACTCACAAACGAGGAGAAAGAATTATCTTGTTTCCGTCCAGGTCAACCTAGAGAAAAGTGGAATAAGAAACGTACTTCCGTTAAACTTAAG AATGTCGCTGCCAATCATAGAGCAAATGACGTAATTGTTAAAGAAGGAGCACCACAAATCCTGATTGCTAGATTTATGTACGGTCCAATTGACGTTATTGCTTTAACAG GCGAGAAAGTGGACATTCACATCATGAAAGATGCTCCAGCAGGGGAATGGACGCATTTATCAACTGAAGTAACTGATAAAAATGgtagaataacgtataaaataccCGATGATAAAGCATTAGAACATGGACTTTACCCAATTAAAATGATCGTTAG GGGTGATCATACATCCGTAGACTTTTTCTTGGCTGTGATTCCACCAAAAACAGAGTGCGTGGTATTTAGTATAGATGGTTCGTTTACTGCGAGTATGTCCGTTAGCGGGAAAGATCCGAAAGTTAGAGCTGGAGCTGTTGATGTCGTCAG GCATTGGCAAGAACTgggatatttaattatatatattactgcAAGACCTGATATGCAACAGCAGAAAGTTGTTTCCTGGTTGTCTCAACACAACTTCCCTCATGGTCTTGTGTCCTTTGCAGATGGTCTTTCGACGGATCCACTTGGTCATAAAGCTGCGTACTTACATAAACTCATACAG GAACATGGTGTAATAATTCATTACGCATACGGCAGTAGTAAGGATATCAGTGTTTACACTGCGattaatttgaaacaaaatcaaatattcATCATTGGGAAAGTATCAAAGAAGTACCACTCCTTGGCAACGATCCTTCATGATGGTTATGCTGCTCATTTGAATATGCTACAGGCGCACGGAGGCTCGAGACCTGCTCAGGGTAATGCACGTATGGTGATCCCAAGAGGTCAGTTCGGTTTACCCGGACAAAATGCTTCTCTACGGCGAAGAAG CTCTTTTAGGTTGGCGAAGCGTGCAGTATCGCAACCAACTCCAGGTAAAGGGATACATCCATTGGAACGATCAACGAGCGTTGGGCCTTCGATTTCACCGCAGACTGCGTCAACCAGATCTACGGCACCAGAGAAACTCTGA
- the LOC132905555 gene encoding protein retinal degeneration B isoform X3 — MLIKEYRIPLPLTVEEYRIAQLYMIAKKSREESQGAGSGVEIIENEPYSDGPGGNGQYTHKIYHVGSHLPEWFKSLLPRSALIAKEEAWNAYPYTKTRYTCPFVEKFSIEIETYYFPDNGYQENVFKLSGSDLRNRIVDVIDIVKDQYTGDYVKDEDPKLYVSQKTGRGPLTESWLEEYWADVKGKQQPTPAGKSLMCAYKLCRVEFRYWGVQTKLEKFIHDVALRKTMVRAHRQAWAWQDEWNGLTMEDIRKIERQTQLALQKRMANAEGDGEATNDNQDRTVSNTTMTPQESNVATTLAATLGSIEKNEDPQSPPSARKSTDIPNTAGSSEGDVSPEDSPTEVPDLRNAPTEEKADAKKGWKKNKMSSPCSNKSFDMQIANWRMESIVRESESGSEDEFFDCQAGFIIPIIREAEEEDNTFTSPTMVNKEDDTIFSPSYLQRMASERSSKRLQISTSASIDASYPASPQHSPTHQPCKTTVLLIVMHAGSVLDANVDLTAKKSDITTFKGAFESVMRQHYPSMVGHVAIKFVSCPSICTEGLGILSSLSPYSFDVSPSSMDAPQVTHDTIPIGAIPLLASSTPEYQDTVSRVIAGANQVYHDFIRSDEGRGFTGQICFIGDSVGAILTYDALCRSAHSRHNSENNILDNQGIENSTNAEDGKHLTAPSPRRKSSSISDTPSHYKLDFEVGEFFMFGSPLALVLAYRKISSDKTSDIRRPLVNQVYNLFHPTEPVAARLEPLISARFSLLPPVNVARYQKYPLGNGQPYHLLEAIQTNPQLFTDGLNIPNMSMSHLRRLSDISIHSTMSGVVENVPLKVVSNLTQKWWGTKRLDYALYCPEGLANFPTNSLPQIFHASYWESLDVIAFILRQLGRFDLSLLTNEEKELSCFRPGQPREKWNKKRTSVKLKNVAANHRANDVIVKEGAPQILIARFMYGPIDVIALTGEKVDIHIMKDAPAGEWTHLSTEVTDKNGRITYKIPDDKALEHGLYPIKMIVRGDHTSVDFFLAVIPPKTECVVFSIDGSFTASMSVSGKDPKVRAGAVDVVRHWQELGYLIIYITARPDMQQQKVVSWLSQHNFPHGLVSFADGLSTDPLGHKAAYLHKLIQEHGVIIHYAYGSSKDISVYTAINLKQNQIFIIGKVSKKYHSLATILHDGYAAHLNMLQAHGGSRPAQGNARMVIPRGQFGLPGQNASLRRRSSFRLAKRAVSQPTPGKGIHPLERSTSVGPSISPQTASTRSTAPEKL; from the exons ATGTTGATAAAAGAATATCGAATACCGCTGCCTCTCACCGTCGAGGAGTATAGAATTGCTCAGCTTTACATGATAGCG AAAAAATCTAGAGAAGAAAGTCAAGGAGCAGGCAGCGGTGTAGAGATTATAGAGAACGAGCCTTATAGCGATGGTCCAGGTGGAAACGGACAATATACCCATAAGATTTACCACGTGGGTAGTCATCTTCCGGAATGGTTCAAAAGTTTGCTACCTAGATCCGCGTTGATCGCCAAAGAAGAAGCATGGAATGCTTACCCCTATACGAAGACCCGTTACACTTGCCCCTTCGTTGAAAAGTTTTCTATCGAAATAGAAACATACTATTTTCCCGACAATGGTTACCAAGAAAATGTCTTCAAGCTAAGTGGTAGCGATTTGAGAAATAGAATCGTag acGTAATCGATATCGTAAAAGATCAATACACGGGTGATTACGTGAAAGACGAGGACCCTAAATTATACGTGTCCCAAAAGACCGGTCGAGGACCTCTCACGGAATCATGGCTAGAGGAATACTGGGCTGACGTAAAA GGGAAACAGCAACCGACTCCAGCCGGAAAGTCTTTAATGTGCGCGTACAAGTTATGCCGTGTAGAGTTTCGATATTGGGGTGTGCaaacaaaattagaaaagttCATACACGATGTAG CTTTGAGAAAAACGATGGTTAGAGCTCACAGACAAGCCTGGGCCTGGCAAGACGAATGGAATGGTTTGACCATGGAAGATATTCGGAAAATTGAACGACAAACGCAATTGGCGTTGCAGAAGAGAATGGCTAATGCAGAAGGCGATGGGGAAGCAACGAACGACAATCAAGACAGGACTGTTTCAAACACGACGATGACTCCTCAAGAATCGAACGTTGCTACGACGTTGGCTGCCACGCTTGGGAGTATCGAGAAAAACGAAGATCCTCAAAGTCCCCCAAGTGCCAGAAAATCGACCGATATACCTAACACAGCTGGTAGTTCAGAGGGTGACGTTAGCCCCGAAGATTCACCGACCGAAGTACCCGACCTTAG AAATGCTCCTACTGAAGAGAAAGCAGATGCTAAAAAGGGATGGAAGAAAAACAAGATGAGTTCACCGTGTTCGAACAAAAGTTTCGATATGCAGATAGCGAATTGGCGCATGGAAAGTATCGTAAGAGAATCCGAATCTGGTAGCGAAGATGAGTTTTTTGACTGTCAAG CTGGGTTCATTATACCTATTATACGCGAAG CAGAAGAGGAGGACAATACGTTCACTTCGCCTACCATGGTAAACAAAGAAG acgACACGATATTTTCACCTTCGTACCTGCAACGTATGGCTAGTGAACGTAGCAGTAAAAGGTTACAAATCTCTACGTCGGCCAGCATCGATGCCTCGTATCCGGCTTCACCTCAACATTCGCCAACTCATCAACCGTGCAAAACTACTGTCCTTCTTATTGTGATGCATGCTGGCAGTGTACTAG ATGCCAACGTTGACTTGACGGCGAAAAAATCGGACATTACAACTTTCAAAGGTGCCTTTGAGTCAGTTATGAGGCAACACTATCCCAGTATGGTTGGACACGTGGCCATTAAGTTTGTTTCTTGTCCATCTATTTGTACCGAAGGACTTGGTATTTTATCGAG CCTAAGTCCTTATAGTTTTGATGTGTCACCCTCTTCTATGGATGCTCCTCAAGTGACACACGATACTATTCCTATCGGCGCTATACCTTTGCTCGCTAGTTCGACTCCTGAATATCAGGACACCGTATCACGAGTTATAGCTGGAGCAAACCAAGTTTATCACGACTTTATCAGAAGTGACGAGGGTCGAGGTTTCACGGGGCAAATTTGCTTTATTGGAGATTCAGTAGGAGCGATTTTAACGTACGACGCTTTGTGTAGATCAGCTCACTCTAGACATAATAGCGAGAACAATATTTTGGATAATCAGGGCATTGAAAATAGCACGAATGCCGAAGATGGCAAACACCTGACTGCACCTTCTCCTAGAAGGAAATCTTCTAGTATAAG CGATACCCCCTCACATTATAAATTGGATTTCGAAGTAGGTGAATTTTTCATGTTTGGTAGTCCACTTGCTCTGGTATTGGcgtatagaaaaatttcctCGGATAAAACTAGTGATATAAGAAGACCGTTGGTGAATCAggtgtataatttatttcatcctaCTGAACCTGTAGCCGCTAGATTAGAACCACTGATTTCTGCAAggttttctcttcttccaccCGTGAACGTGGCCCGATATCAAAAGTATCCATTAGGAAATGGACAGCCTTATCATTTGT TGGAAGCTATCCAGACGAATCCACAATTGTTTACGGACGGATTGAATATCCCAAATATGTCAATGTCCCATTTAAGACGGCTGTCCGATATATCGATTCACAGTACGATGTCTGGTGTGGTTGAAAATGTTCCTTTAAAAGTAGTATCTAATT TAACACAAAAATGGTGGGGTACCAAGAGATTAGATTATGCTCTCTACTGTCCAGAGGGTTTAGCAAACTTTCCCACGAATTCTTTACCTCAAATTTTTCACGCGAGCTATTGGGAGTCACTTGATGTTATCGCATTTATCCTGCGACAGTTAGGCAGATTTGATTTGTCATTACTCACAAACGAGGAGAAAGAATTATCTTGTTTCCGTCCAGGTCAACCTAGAGAAAAGTGGAATAAGAAACGTACTTCCGTTAAACTTAAG AATGTCGCTGCCAATCATAGAGCAAATGACGTAATTGTTAAAGAAGGAGCACCACAAATCCTGATTGCTAGATTTATGTACGGTCCAATTGACGTTATTGCTTTAACAG GCGAGAAAGTGGACATTCACATCATGAAAGATGCTCCAGCAGGGGAATGGACGCATTTATCAACTGAAGTAACTGATAAAAATGgtagaataacgtataaaataccCGATGATAAAGCATTAGAACATGGACTTTACCCAATTAAAATGATCGTTAG GGGTGATCATACATCCGTAGACTTTTTCTTGGCTGTGATTCCACCAAAAACAGAGTGCGTGGTATTTAGTATAGATGGTTCGTTTACTGCGAGTATGTCCGTTAGCGGGAAAGATCCGAAAGTTAGAGCTGGAGCTGTTGATGTCGTCAG GCATTGGCAAGAACTgggatatttaattatatatattactgcAAGACCTGATATGCAACAGCAGAAAGTTGTTTCCTGGTTGTCTCAACACAACTTCCCTCATGGTCTTGTGTCCTTTGCAGATGGTCTTTCGACGGATCCACTTGGTCATAAAGCTGCGTACTTACATAAACTCATACAG GAACATGGTGTAATAATTCATTACGCATACGGCAGTAGTAAGGATATCAGTGTTTACACTGCGattaatttgaaacaaaatcaaatattcATCATTGGGAAAGTATCAAAGAAGTACCACTCCTTGGCAACGATCCTTCATGATGGTTATGCTGCTCATTTGAATATGCTACAGGCGCACGGAGGCTCGAGACCTGCTCAGGGTAATGCACGTATGGTGATCCCAAGAGGTCAGTTCGGTTTACCCGGACAAAATGCTTCTCTACGGCGAAGAAG CTCTTTTAGGTTGGCGAAGCGTGCAGTATCGCAACCAACTCCAGGTAAAGGGATACATCCATTGGAACGATCAACGAGCGTTGGGCCTTCGATTTCACCGCAGACTGCGTCAACCAGATCTACGGCACCAGAGAAACTCTGA